One genomic region from Streptomyces venezuelae encodes:
- a CDS encoding ABC transporter ATP-binding protein, with amino-acid sequence MTTTTTATPDAATSTTSTPLLSVRDLTMTFPGRRARSAPVRAVDGIDFDVSAGETLGLVGESGCGKSTTGRMIVRLLEPTAGSVSYDGHDITHLSQRELKPLRRDLQMVFQDPHSSLNPRQTVARIISDPLMVQGSSAADARKRAVELMDLVGLIPEHIDRYPHEFSGGQAQRIGIARSLATSPRLVVADEPVSALDVSVQAQIVNLMERLQRELGLAYLFIAHDLSVVKRVCDRVAVMYLGRIVEIGVKERVYAAPAHPYTRALLSAVPLPDPAAERARERITLLGDPPSPAAPPPGCTFHPRCPKAQEICRTEAPLLRIASPGEARQVACHFPEAA; translated from the coding sequence ATGACCACGACCACCACCGCGACCCCGGACGCGGCCACGAGCACGACGTCCACGCCCCTGCTCAGCGTGCGGGACCTGACGATGACCTTCCCGGGGCGCCGGGCCCGCTCGGCGCCCGTCCGGGCCGTCGACGGCATCGACTTCGACGTGTCGGCGGGCGAGACCCTCGGCCTCGTCGGCGAGTCCGGCTGCGGCAAGTCGACCACCGGCCGCATGATCGTGCGGCTCCTGGAGCCGACCGCCGGCTCCGTCTCGTACGACGGGCACGACATCACGCACCTGTCGCAGCGGGAGCTCAAGCCGCTCCGCCGCGACCTCCAGATGGTCTTCCAGGACCCGCACTCCTCGCTCAACCCCCGCCAGACCGTGGCCCGGATCATCTCCGATCCGCTGATGGTGCAGGGGAGTTCGGCGGCCGACGCCCGCAAACGGGCGGTGGAGCTGATGGATCTGGTCGGGCTCATCCCGGAGCACATCGACCGCTATCCGCACGAGTTCTCCGGCGGACAGGCGCAGCGCATCGGGATCGCCCGGTCCCTGGCCACGAGCCCGCGGCTCGTCGTCGCCGACGAACCCGTCTCCGCGCTCGACGTCTCCGTCCAGGCGCAGATCGTCAATCTGATGGAACGGCTCCAGCGCGAGCTGGGGCTCGCCTACCTCTTCATCGCCCACGACCTCTCGGTCGTCAAGCGGGTCTGCGACCGGGTCGCGGTGATGTACCTCGGCCGGATCGTGGAGATCGGGGTGAAGGAGCGGGTGTACGCGGCCCCCGCGCACCCCTACACGCGGGCGCTGCTCTCCGCCGTACCGCTGCCCGACCCGGCGGCGGAGCGGGCCCGGGAGCGGATCACGCTGCTCGGTGACCCGCCGAGCCCGGCCGCTCCGCCGCCCGGCTGCACCTTCCACCCGCGCTGTCCCAAGGCGCAGGAGATCTGCCGGACGGAGGCACCGCTGCTGCGGATCGCCTCCCCCGGTGAGGCGCGCCAGGTCGCCTGCCACTTCCCCGAGGCCGCCTGA